TGAAATGACCATGACCCGGAGTGATCTGGAAATGCAGATTGAAAACCTGACTGAGGAACTGCAATATATTAAGAAGAATCATGAGGAGGTAATACAAGTCTTAAGTATGTGCACACAATTAAACTtaagagtccgcctctcttaaccactacaattcGCTGGCTGTCAATTTTATTGTGgcacctagtattttcagcaacAGTTTCAGTGTAGTGTCTCTCGGTGATCCTTAGAAATATTaaacatatttattatttcaCATTGGAATGTTTTGCTCTATGACATAGAAATTAATTTGACTGGTGTTCTTGTAATTGCTTGTTTCTGTTAACTTTACACCATTTGGTGGTTGTAGACacattcatttcttaaccagttgcCTTCTGTACAAGCTCCAACATTCAATTACATGGAGCTTTTAAAAGCAACAATAATTCCTATAGCACCCCCAACCCCAGATCGATTTTGGACCCTCTGAGATGCCTCTGGAGTACAGGCTGATCTGAAATGGACGCATTTCAACCTGCAGAGATTCCAAGGCGGTTTCTCTGCCACTTCTTTTCCCCCCGAAACGTAATGGTGTGAGCAGGCCTAATTTACAAAGGAAAGAATGGCTCGTAGGAACTATCACAGGAGTAGCGTCATAAGCCATTTAATGTGGAAAAAGGGGATCTCGTGATTCCTGGCATCCTTCGAGACTTCTGTACATGTTTATGGTAATGCCAAGGGACTGAAACCTACAACACCGTAAGTCCAGCATTTTTGGTTAACTGATCAGTCAAATATTGCCAACTGACCTTTACAAGTTTTGGTGGTTCTGAGAAGCATGTTTTTCCTGTTATTATTAATGCTAGTTATCTGGACTTATTGTATTTTCAGATTAATTTTTGGAGGCCTTTGGCCATACACAATACATTTGAACCTTAACCTGCCAACTGACCAAGCATTTGGACCACCTATTAGCTAACTGTAGTCATATGTTTCCAGTTATTCCTTGAAGCCACTGTGTAGGTGGTAGCACCTCTTTTTTGATTTCATTATGGTTGTTAGCAAGACCTGAAACTGTTGCATAAccaaataaaaatgaaagagaaGAATCATTCAGCAAAGGTGTTCAATTTTATAGAGACCTTTCCTAGTATTAGATATTACAATAATTCAAGAGTCTTTAAAAGCTGATTTCATCTTTCATGGTAATAACTaatttgtagaagaagaagagccagcatggtgtagtggttaaaagcagcggattctaatctacagaaccaggtttgattttccactcctccatatgagtaagggactctaatctggactttaatctggagaaccgggtttgattccctgctcttttAAATGAAacctgttggatgaccttgggctagtcacagttctctcagcctcacctacctcacaaagtgcctgtggggggggggagggaaggcaattgtaagccgctttgagaaaaagcagggtatagaaacaaactcttcttcttctaatttgtgTTTGTAATTAGAGTAAGTATCAAAATACTGTcaattaaaatatcttttttctggTGTTCTGATAAcgttattgctttaaaaaatagtTGACAATGCTCAACTAGTTCATTGACCAAGAAAACAGAAGATATGCTGGCAAACTGCACCACTGTCCTCTAAACTTGAAATGAAAGTAGTCTAGAAATCATCATCTGTGATAGCCCCATTtctgttttactttttttaacaaaaacCCATCTAAATTCATGCTTTTTGCACCCAGTTTAAAAAGTAATCCTTTATTGATTGATCCAGGATATGGATTCTGTGGTGGACGGCACTGCTGGAGATATAGATGTAAAGGTCAATGCTGTACCTGGAGCTGACCTGACCAGTCTTCTCAGCAAGATGAGAGCTGAATATGAGGCCATTGCTGAGGAGAACCGAAAAGACATCGAAATGTGGTTCAACGAACAGGTGAAATTAATACCAACAATGTACTAGCTGCAGCCCTCTCCTTTAAACAAAAAGATGTCTTTAATTAAATACtttggattttttgtgtgtgccaattACACTATCACAGAGCCGAGAACTGGACAAGCAGATCAGCAGCAGCACCGAGGAGACCAGCACAAACAAGAGCGAGATTACAGAACTGAGACGAAGTCTGCAAAACCTGGAGATCGATCTGCAATCACAATTGTCTCTGGtataagattttttttcagtaatGCCTATGCTTTCTGCTTATTAATTCACTAAACTTTTAACACTTTTTTAAGTTTAAGACCAGAATAAAGAGAAACACAGAAAGGAGAAAGTAGATGTGATGCTGTATTGCATTAGAAATTGTAGACAGGAGCAGGGGTTTTCATTCTACCAGTATCTCAGCTTTCAACACATGCACCTGGGATATAGGAAGTAGAGGTTTAGGAGCTTCAGTTTGCCACAAATGGGTTCATCAGAGGACAATTAACTGCTTGGCCCAGAAAAGCAGGCAAGTGGCAAATGTCATTCCTGCAATTTGGAAAATACCAAACTGCTCTAAAATAAACGCAATCAAAATCTGTCCTCAAGCCATCCTGAACTACAACGAATGATGGGATATGAATGTCTTAATAAATACAAGTAAATCTGCTCTTTTGGGTGCAGAAAAGTCTGCTTTATGGGAAAGGGAAAGACATTTCTAGCATAGGTCAGCACTTCCATTATCCAATGCACTCCAGACCTTCACTTTCATTGAAGTTGTGTGGGATGATGTTAAGAATGCTGCAACACTCATCCATCCAATGAAAGCATATAACTGAAATGAAAGTACAATTAAAGTATATAGCTGAAATAATGGGAAATTTCAAGATATGGCAACATTTctaattccataattttggttaGAATTATGACTTCATAATTTAAGGTTGATTACATTTGACTGATCTCTTGGTTGCCTGGTATTTGACaggtgtcatttatttatttatttggttggttggttggttggttggttagtTTGCACTTCTTGCTGAGATTCGATGGAGGACACAGTGCAATCAAATCTCAAATACCCAAAGCTGTCAAACCTACTGAACAGTCAAATATGAAATAACACTGCATTGAAGCTCTCAAAAATGGTCAAACACCAAATATGAAAATCAAATATTACATTAAATAACAAATACCATCAGGACACTGAGTACTGTAACTAAATATAAGGTATTAGCAGAATATATGAATATTGAACAGATATTTAGCAACCATTCAACATCAAAATTCACAAGAGGAAGGTTTTGAGGGAAATGTTGGAGGGCATATTTGTTTCAGATTCTCAATCAACTTTTCACTCAAATAACtcaatattatattttttattattatttatatctttacattattattataattatattttattcttaCATCAGAAACAATCTCTTGAGGCCACACTAGCAGACGTCGAAGGTCAATATTGTGCCCAGCTTTCCCAAATACAAGGAGCAATAAGCAACGTGGAGGGTCAAGTGCAGCAAATCAGGGCCGATACAGAGTGCCAGGACAGAGAATATCAGCAGCTCCTAGATATCAAGATCCGCCTGGAGAGTGAGATTGAAACTTACCGCAGCCTGATGGATGGGGAAGAGAGGTGAATAAACTGggatggggctagggttgccaactgccaggtagtagcagaagatctcctgctaattcaactgatctctagtcgatagagatcagttcacctggagaaaaatggccgctttggcaattgaactctatgacattgaagtccctcccctccctaaaccctccctcttcaggcttcgcccccaaaatctcccaccggttgcgaagagggacctggcaaccctagatgggcaGAATTCTTTCTTCCTTAAGTATATTTGATCCAGAtcggggtccccagtgtggtgtccAGGGGTGCCATGGCCCCCAATGACCCCTTTCctgttttttagaaagtaggctgggccaggtggggctttgtcCCAGGAGGACTTCTGATTAGCcactggaaatctgattggctgtgcagatttttaagaagttgctgcagtagcagctgctaccacagcacaagggtcttcactgcATTATTgtctgtgtatgcaagaaaatactttaaaatgtcaattttgaaaggaatcctgttaaacagagctacTGCCTGAAATGCTGGAGAGTTACTATTAGATTTATGCATGATCTCACTCCCTGaccttttgtggttggctctgcctcctgtggcagccattatgtagttggctccacctcctgaggcagccattttgtacttgtacccatcaccctgtgtcaaaattccaaagatgcctgcaggctCCAAAAGGCTGGGTACCCCTGATCTAGCTCCTCCTTTATCTATGCATTCATCATACATGCATGCCTACCACTTGATTTCTCATCAATTCATTCTTAATACTAGATTACTGTGGGAACTTCCTCTCTGTTGCCGTGTCACTGCCCCCGGGGACTGACTGGGGCAATGCCTGCCTTCCCATTTGTATATAAGTTGCTTATAACAAAAGGATTTTCAGAATGTCTTGAAGTTCATAATGTACGACAGAATAAAAATGCGATAACTGCCATTTTTGTTCAAAAAAACCGAAAAGGATGAAATTTTTTAAGTCTGCCCAGTGCAAAACATCCAGTTATATCCCTCCACGGATAATTACATTATCATAATGAATTCTGTAAATTCTGGCTGCCCTAACTGTAACTATTCTACATATTTTCACTTTACATATTGTCTAAATTTTATCTTTTTACCAAGTATGATTTAAATCTCATTTCATAGTGATGAAAAGGACTGTGCCAAAGTTTGTTCTGTTAAATTACAAGCCCGTGTCCTTTTTATCCTAAGTCTTGCTAAACCAAAAGCActaactaaccccccccccaagttactatgaatgaatgaatgaaacctttaatggcataagtaatattacaattgttacagaaagtacataaaatatgcagtcattaagataaaaacataggccagaaagttccaaaaatagaaattacaaacgttgggctttttgaactttcatcacatccactagaaagttggcaacatctacagtaacctccggattggaatcatttaataaaaattgacgttttgcttggatagataggagatattttgaaagaagccaattttttaacaatttcccacggggtgtttcatatagagggcagaccaacagaatatgatcagtTGAGTCCAGAGaatgggtatcacagggacaagtcctttcctggattggtatttgttgataccttccatataacatccttgaaggaaaggcattaaccctagcgagagagaaggctctgcgaaggggtgggatgtccagagtgtgaaaataatggggaatattgttaaATTACAAGCCCGTGTCCTTTTTATCCTAAGTCTTGCTAAACCAAAAGCActaactaaccccccccccccacacacacacacacacacacaagttactATTTTTGCAGTAATTTTGAATCTGGAAGTACTACTGGATCTAGTGCATCAGGGATATGAAATGTGGGAAACTTCACACATGTTAGATCTAGAGAACCAGGATCAACTAATTTGAGATTTAGAGACCACTAATCTTTCCAACTTTGGATCTAGTTCACTAGGGTCTGAAGATTCAAGATCCGGGTCTTTGAGAGCTACAGATGGAAGATCCAGAGGCTTTGGTTCTTCTGAATCCCAACCTAGAAATCCTAGATCTGCAGATTCAAGGTCTAGAAGCCAAGAATCGGCCACTTCTGAGTTCCAGGTCTCCAGATATGGAGAGTCAAGATCTAGAAGTTCCGGATGTACAGGCACAAGATCTAGCGTTGGAAATTCTGATGACTCAGGATCAAGAAGTGGAAGCACTGCCAGAGGTAATCAATTTTGTTCTTGTTAGttctgtacatttttaaaattagttcTGTACATTTAGttctatacattttttaaattccgTATTTAGACAAATAATTTTCCTTTGCTAGGTATCTAAGAATAAAAAAGTTCTAATGTATTGCCAGTTAACCTCACAACATGAAATAATCACCAGGGGAAGAGGGATAATTTTTAAAGTAATATAACAACATTAGCTGCATAGGAGCAGCTAAGCATGGGATTGGACACAATGTTCCTTGTGATGGCAAAGGGGAACACTTTTCTTAATCtggcatctatatatctaatagtgacatGTGGCTCCCATCTGCAGATATGTATCTCCACGGATTGGAACCACACTGACACTAAacgttttttctgcaaacctggggtattctgaaaagttaaaaaaaatacattggggtttaaatcccccccccaattccctccAAATTCCCAGTTGAACTGGCGATGGCTGCCGCCCCAGGGATCCGCTCCAGGCCCGGCCGCCATGCCGGAAGACACAGGGAGCCGCTCCGCACCTGGCTGCTATGGCAGAGGATGCCAGAATCTGCTCTGGGCTGGGACTGGATCCCAGATActgtcacttagggttgccaggtccctctttgccaccggcgggaggtttttggggtgcagcctgaggagggcgggattcggggaggggagggacttcagttccatagagttcaattgccaaacctGTAAGATTCCTTGCAAAATGATgacgataaagtttattgtttgtggctgaaggccatcacaatctatcatagaaaacattaaaataacatacaaataactttaaaatagtctgacccccaagaagctagtaattaaatatgttaaattccctcattaaaaacaactttagctcggattttcttggctgctaaagcaaagagtgacactttgtaggaaacatcagaattggcgtctgataggagaaagagcagcttctctggatctggaaaaagatttaggccctttagaaacgctctgagaaatttagatctgggctctgtaaagaggacagaataagaaGTAATGAAACAACTGTAAATGATCCTCAGGTGTAACACTTTTTTAGTATATGTATACCAGTGTTATACTTACACAATAGGTTCATGTATTTAAAAGAATTCCTGCTCTCCTCTATTTTCTCTGAATTTTGTATGTTATATAGGACAACAAAAGACAAGAGTGATCAAGACGATCGTGGAAGACAGAATTGGTGACCAAGTTATCTCCACTCATGTCCAATCCGTAGAAGAAAAACCAATACAATAATCAATTTCTAACCCCTATAGGAAGACTTTTGAGATACGCTGTAGCAAAAAAGCAAATTAGATAAAAATGTACAATGTAACCCTAAACAGAGCCACATCCTTCTAAACTCATcagtttcaatggatttagagcactggttcccaaccgggggtccacggacccccaggggtccgcaagaactaaattaaggtccacgaaacaaagttataaacccataataaattaatattttcaattaaaagttttctattataaaaatatatattcaaatattattctaagtttaatgtttaactaacagttatgattcaagtttattttcaaattctcggaatttttattttgaaccttggggtccctgcaccgaacaaaaaagtcctagtggtccctggtcaaaaaaaggttgggaaccactgatttagagggatgtaactctgtttagggctgcAGAGCTAATCACGCAAAATGTCTACCTAAAAATTACTTTCCTCTATCAGAATTTTCTTTGTTTCTATGCTTCTGTTACTATCCTTCCATGCAAACACTCCTTCCATGCAAACCAAGAGAAAATGTTGATGTCATTTTCCTGCATTCCACAATAAACCTTTTCCTACTGTGGCAAATGAAATTAAGATATTTGGGTCATGAATCTTACACACAACATGGTGTACACACATTACTAAGAAATCATTTATAATGGTTACCCACATATTGCGGACATGGTTCACCTGTGGCTGGAGGCCATCTCTAAAACAATACTGTACATGCAGAAATCTAGGTGCCTTAATAGCCCAGacttgcctgatcttgtcagagcttggaagctaagcagggtcggtacttggatgggagaccaccaaggaaggtggggctgctatgcagaggaaggcaatagcagaccacctctgctcatctcttgccatgaaagccccatgAGGTGCAACTTCATGGAGTTGCCATGAGTTGATTGTGACTTTACAGCACACTTTACCTTCAGAAATCGAGGGTAAACCTTTGCTGCAGCTTGCTGGTTGATCGAATTCATCCGATTTCACCTTTTAACATACTGGGTAATTACAAATTTCATTCAACCAGGTGACTTGGCATGCTGCTGACACACATATCATGAAGTTGCTGGTCTTCTGTTGTATGATAACATGGAGTATGTCCTGCACAACCCAAGAATTACATTTGCTTATGAAAACAAGTGGCCAGCCAGTATGCAAATGTATTGGGCCAGTTCTGATGTCTAAAAGAAACTTTTTGTGTTTGAGTGTCCTACAT
This genomic window from Euleptes europaea isolate rEulEur1 chromosome 18, rEulEur1.hap1, whole genome shotgun sequence contains:
- the LOC130490961 gene encoding keratin, type I cytoskeletal 12-like, which produces MSFFSHSSKPGSCSFRGPVRTSGSGSHGLSAGSGGRVFGGSSSSGGGSGAWGSGGGMCNVSRASGGQGRWSSDGPASHAGGSWGSSAGWGVPGCGSTGGFNGFGGGESGFLLGDDKQTMQNLNDRLATYLGKVHALEEANTDLEEKIAEWYKKLGQGTNDGGSSDYSKYYTIIEDLRKQIISAVTENGNVILQIDNARLAGTDFQHKYENEMSLRQSAEADINGLRRVLDEMTMTRSDLEMQIENLTEELQYIKKNHEEDMDSVVDGTAGDIDVKVNAVPGADLTSLLSKMRAEYEAIAEENRKDIEMWFNEQSRELDKQISSSTEETSTNKSEITELRRSLQNLEIDLQSQLSLKQSLEATLADVEGQYCAQLSQIQGAISNVEGQVQQIRADTECQDREYQQLLDIKIRLESEIETYRSLMDGEERSSSLGSEDSRSGSLRATDGRSRGFGSSESQPRNPRSADSRSRSQESATSEFQVSRYGESRSRSSGCTGTRSSVGNSDDSGSRSGSTARGQQKTRVIKTIVEDRIGDQVISTHVQSVEEKPIQ